In one Conger conger chromosome 5, fConCon1.1, whole genome shotgun sequence genomic region, the following are encoded:
- the klhl6 gene encoding kelch-like protein 6: MNKVEDSAEKIRASTESQPQPQKRDPARGAMAMLESSSEEEGRIEFDDSGLSIELQGGLETLRLESSLTDVTLHVQGEDFPCHRVVLAAASNYFRAMFCNDLREKYEDRILIQGVDAETMRVLLDYTYTSKVQITKYNVQKTLEAANLFQFLRMVDACSNFLADALLPENCVGVLRLADTHSLVALKTRVQNYIVQKFSHVVAHEEFLELPGDILGSLLQRDDLDVKEEELVFETLMHWIQAREGERLCLLPCLLQHVRLPLIDPWYFVEKVEANTLVRRSPEAFPLLQEARMYHLSGSEVISERTKPRLQEFQSEVFMIIGGCTKEERFVSEVTCLDPLRRSRLEVAKLPITEMEVESDNKKWVEFACVTFRNEVYISGGKETQHEAWKYNASLNKWIQIEYLTTGRWRHKMAVLGGKVYVLGGFDGTQRHNSVEAYDPFHNCWSEAPPLVLNVSSFAAASLKGKLYVIGGGPNGKLATDKTQCFDPSTKKWTLRSPMPIEAKCTNAVTFKEHIYVVGGAMKALYSYSPREDCWSLVTQFGHERASCGIAACSNKIFITGGRDEKNEVIATVLCWDPQAQKLTEECVLPRGVSHHGSVTLRKSYTHIRRIRAGMDSA; encoded by the exons ATGAACAAAGTGGAGGACTCAGCTGAGAAGATCAGGGCATCCACAGAGTCGCAACCACAGCCACAGAAGAGAGACCCAGCAAGAGGGGCCATGGCGATGCTGGAGAGCTCAAGCGAGGAGGAGGGCAGAATCGAATTTGACGACTCGGGCCTCTCCATCGAGCTCCAGGGAGGCCTGGAGACGCTGAGGCTAGAGAGCTCGCTCACGGACGTAACGCTCCACGTACAGGGAGAGGACTTCCCCTGCCACAGGGTGGTTCTCGCTGCCGCTAGCAACTATTTCAG GGCTATGTTCTGCAATGATCTAAGAGAGAAATACGAAGACCGTATCCTCATCCAAGGGGTTGATGCAGAAACCATGAGAGTTCTCCTGGATTACACGTACACCAGTAAAGTGCAAATCACCAAGTACAACGTTCAGAAAACACTTGAGGCAGCAAACCTCTTCCAG TTCCTGCGCATGGTGGATGCTTGTTCCAACTTCCTGGCTGACGCTCTCCTGCCAGAAAACTGTGTGGGTGTCCTACGCTTAGCAGACACCCACTCGCTGGTAGCCCTGAAGACCCGCGTCCAGAACTACATCGTCCAGAAGTTCTCCCACGTGGTTGCCCATGAGGAGTTTCTGGAGCTCCCAGGTGACATCCTGGGCAGCCTTTTGCAGCGGGATGATCTGGACGTGAAGGAGGAGGAACTGGTTTTTGAAACACTGATGCACTGGATACAGGCACGGGAAGGGGAGAGGCTGTGCCTGCTGCCCTGCCTCCTCCAGCATGTTCGCCTTCCCCTGATAGATCCTTGGTACTTCGTTGAGAAGGTGGAAGCAAATACCCTGGTGCGGAGATCCCCAGAGGCCTTCCCGCTACTCCAGGAAGCAAGAATGTATCATCTTTCTGGGAGTGAG GTAATTTCGGAGCGCACCAAGCCAAGATTACAAGAGTTTCAGTCTGAGGTGTTCATGATCATTGGAGGCTGCACCAAAGAGGAGCGCTTTGTCTCGGAGGTTACCTGCCTGGACCCCCTGCGCCGAAGCCGCCTGGAGGTGGCCAAGCTTCCAATCACGGAGATGGAGGTGGAGTCAGACAACAAGAAGTGGGTGGAGTTTGCCTGTGTCACATTCAGGAACGAGGTGTACATATCTG GTGGTAAGGAAACACAACATGAGGCCTGGAAGTACAATGCTTCTCTCAACAAATGGATCCAGATTGAGTATCTGACCACTGGGCGTtggagacacaaaatggccgttcTGGGTGGGAAGGTTTATGTGCTAGGCGGATTTGAtggcacacaaagacacaacagTGTAGAGGCATATGACCCTTTTCACAACTGTTGGTCAGAG GCGCCCCCTCTTGTGCTGAACGTAAGCTCCTTTGCTGCAGCAAGCCTCAAGGGAAAGCTGTATGTGATTGGAGGGGGTCCCAACGGCAAACTGGCCACGGATAAGACACAGTGCTTCGACCCTTCCACAAAAAAATGGACACTCCGGTCACCCATGCCGATTGAAGCCAAGTGCACGAATGCTGTGACCTTCAAGGAGCACATCTATGTCGTTG GTGGCGCAATGAAGGCCCTGTACTCCTACAGCCCTCGGGAGGACTGCTGGAGCCTGGTGACGCAGTTTGGCCACGAGAGAGCCAGCTGTGGCATTGCCGCCTGCAGCAACAAGATATTCATCACCGGTGGGCGTGATGAAAAGAACGAGGTGATTGCCACAGTGCTGTGCTGGGACCCTCAGGCACAGAAGCTGACGGAGGAGTGCGTTCTTCCCCGTGGGGTGTCTCACCATGGCAGTGTCACCCTCAGGAAGTCCTACACACATATACGACGGATAAGAGCAGGGATGGACTCTGCATGA